In the genome of Gloeomargarita sp. SKYB120, one region contains:
- a CDS encoding alpha/beta hydrolase, protein MRLKHGVWGIGVALALGMVALPAQAARTVNFWFNIFEVASISVPDLRRFVDKNELSPSLRRTLQLLPERDRQGFEQVLRFKLSLEPRQVIRLVDSPSVEQVLMQIPPVFLPNQSPSVMPGLKGALILASIPRERGGFRDKDGFGLVNVLEAYPAQEMNLDIPALLRLGQQGLDLQRLLGGGLLSR, encoded by the coding sequence ATGCGTCTCAAGCACGGGGTGTGGGGAATAGGTGTGGCGTTGGCCTTGGGAATGGTGGCCTTGCCGGCGCAAGCGGCTCGAACCGTGAACTTTTGGTTCAATATTTTTGAGGTGGCCAGCATTTCGGTGCCGGATTTGCGGCGGTTTGTGGATAAGAATGAACTGTCGCCTTCGCTGCGACGGACGCTGCAGCTGTTGCCGGAGCGAGACCGGCAGGGGTTTGAACAGGTGTTGCGGTTCAAGCTGTCCCTAGAGCCACGGCAAGTCATTCGGCTGGTGGACTCGCCGTCGGTGGAGCAGGTCTTGATGCAAATTCCACCCGTGTTTTTGCCTAACCAATCGCCGTCGGTGATGCCAGGTCTCAAGGGAGCGCTCATCCTAGCTTCGATTCCCCGAGAGCGGGGGGGTTTTCGGGACAAGGATGGGTTTGGCCTGGTGAACGTGCTGGAGGCCTACCCGGCGCAGGAAATGAATCTGGATATTCCGGCGTTGTTGCGTTTAGGCCAGCAGGGGTTAGACCTGCAACGGCTGCTCGGGGGCGGTTTACTGTCACGTTAA
- a CDS encoding TIGR01777 family oxidoreductase has protein sequence MTVLVTGATGFIGSRLVHRLLIEGESVRVLTRSPARAQALFPQAQVFPWTAITEAVEGCTAVVNLAGEPIIGRWTPVRKQAILDSRISGTRQLVTAIGQAQQRPQVLINASAIGYYGASETATFTEESPPGNDFLAQVCQAWEQAAQPVQNLGVRLVIFRIGIVLGLGGAIRRILPPFRAFLGGPIGSGRQWFAWIHQDDMVNLILTALWDEGWSGVYNATAPNPVRMAEFCQTLGRVLQRPSWLPVPGVVLELLLGDAAQVILTGQRVLPARVQAMGFTYQYPTLLPALQDILGSEK, from the coding sequence ATGACGGTTCTGGTTACGGGGGCGACGGGGTTTATCGGGTCGCGGTTGGTGCACCGGTTGTTGATCGAAGGGGAGTCGGTGCGCGTGTTAACCCGATCACCGGCGCGGGCACAGGCCTTGTTCCCTCAAGCTCAGGTGTTCCCCTGGACGGCGATTACGGAAGCGGTTGAGGGTTGTACGGCGGTGGTGAATCTGGCCGGCGAACCCATCATCGGGCGGTGGACGCCTGTGCGCAAGCAGGCCATCCTCGACAGCCGCATTAGTGGAACCCGGCAACTGGTGACCGCCATCGGTCAAGCGCAGCAGCGTCCCCAGGTGCTCATCAATGCGTCAGCCATTGGCTACTACGGGGCCAGTGAAACCGCTACCTTCACAGAAGAAAGTCCCCCCGGCAATGACTTTCTGGCGCAGGTGTGTCAGGCCTGGGAGCAGGCGGCGCAGCCCGTGCAGAACCTGGGGGTGCGGTTAGTGATTTTTCGCATCGGCATTGTGCTGGGGTTGGGCGGTGCAATTCGCCGGATTTTACCGCCGTTTCGAGCGTTTTTGGGGGGTCCGATTGGGTCCGGTCGCCAGTGGTTTGCCTGGATTCATCAGGACGACATGGTGAACTTGATTTTAACCGCCCTGTGGGATGAAGGCTGGTCGGGAGTTTACAACGCCACGGCTCCCAATCCGGTACGCATGGCCGAGTTTTGCCAAACCCTAGGGCGAGTTTTGCAGCGCCCTTCCTGGTTGCCGGTGCCGGGCGTCGTGTTAGAACTGTTGCTAGGAGATGCGGCGCAAGTGATTCTCACGGGTCAACGGGTATTGCCAGCGCGGGTTCAGGCCATGGGGTTTACCTACCAGTACCCCACGCTGTTGCCGGCGTTACAGGACATCCTCGGGTCTGAAAAATAA
- a CDS encoding class I SAM-dependent methyltransferase translates to MDEILEKIRQQFDYGPYPRISLETSPKDDLDTLFIHNLTTPYYLRYRKRPPQEVTILDAGCGSGYKALALALANPGARVVGIDLSEASIELARKRLEFHQISNCEFHVLMIENVSELGLKFDYINCDEVLTLVPNPVEILTALKQVLKAQGILRVNVHNRYQRQYFFQAQEFFSLLGLMRDNPEEFEVQTVYEIMEQLADEVYVKRVTWENRDRKSLGDKLNEKLSEFILMNHLLQGDKGFTIPEFFACLEAAGLEFIEMVHWPVWRLPSLFKDPENLPAALALAIDGASPAEILHLLNLLHPNERLLDLWCGHPQPASPVSPSEQPLVSLHPQLCHEKVQQAWKSRLQSGLPLLLSDYLKVPVKGLFQIEEVQLDAIALGALWPLFEGPQPFQNLLQRWLQLYPRDLLTLEPLSEEQAAGMLRELLLFLNRYLYVLLTDESDSDATDS, encoded by the coding sequence ATGGATGAGATTTTAGAAAAAATTCGCCAGCAATTTGATTACGGGCCCTACCCGCGCATATCCCTAGAGACATCGCCCAAAGACGATTTGGATACCTTGTTTATTCACAACCTAACAACACCCTACTATTTACGCTATCGGAAGCGACCTCCCCAGGAGGTGACCATTTTAGATGCGGGTTGCGGCTCAGGGTACAAGGCCTTAGCGCTGGCGCTGGCGAATCCAGGCGCGCGGGTGGTGGGCATTGACCTATCGGAAGCGTCGATTGAATTAGCCCGTAAACGCCTAGAATTTCACCAAATTTCCAACTGTGAATTTCATGTCTTAATGATTGAGAATGTTAGCGAATTGGGGCTGAAATTTGACTACATCAATTGTGATGAAGTGCTGACATTGGTTCCCAATCCAGTAGAAATTTTAACAGCTCTAAAACAGGTTCTCAAGGCCCAGGGTATTCTGCGGGTCAATGTTCACAATCGCTACCAGCGTCAATACTTTTTCCAAGCTCAGGAGTTTTTTAGTCTTTTAGGGCTGATGCGGGATAATCCTGAGGAGTTTGAAGTCCAGACAGTTTATGAAATTATGGAACAACTGGCCGATGAAGTTTATGTTAAGAGGGTAACCTGGGAGAACCGAGACCGAAAAAGTTTGGGGGATAAACTCAATGAGAAACTCTCCGAATTTATCCTGATGAACCACCTGCTCCAGGGAGATAAGGGGTTTACCATTCCTGAGTTTTTTGCCTGTTTGGAAGCGGCGGGATTGGAATTTATTGAAATGGTGCATTGGCCGGTTTGGCGTTTGCCGTCGCTTTTCAAAGACCCGGAAAATCTTCCTGCGGCGTTGGCACTGGCGATTGATGGAGCAAGTCCGGCGGAAATTTTGCATCTTCTGAACTTACTACACCCCAACGAACGCCTGCTGGATTTGTGGTGCGGTCATCCACAGCCGGCGTCCCCTGTTTCTCCTTCGGAACAACCACTGGTTTCTCTCCATCCCCAGCTCTGTCATGAAAAGGTTCAACAGGCCTGGAAATCACGTTTACAAAGTGGCCTGCCGCTTCTGTTGTCGGACTATCTGAAAGTACCGGTAAAAGGTCTCTTCCAAATCGAAGAGGTGCAGCTTGACGCAATTGCTCTCGGAGCTTTGTGGCCCTTGTTTGAAGGTCCCCAGCCATTCCAAAATTTACTCCAACGATGGTTGCAACTTTATCCCCGTGATTTGCTTACGTTAGAGCCGCTATCGGAAGAACAAGCGGCAGGTATGTTGCGCGAACTGCTGTTATTTCTGAATCGGTATCTTTACGTGCTGCTGACTGATGAGTCGGACAGCGATGCTACGGACAGTTGA